The Kribbella amoyensis genomic sequence AATGCGGTCGGTTCGTCCACCCTGGTGCCGAAGTACATCGTCCCGAGGGCCATCGTGGGTGTGTTCATGACCCCACCCTCATAGCTGGAGCGCGCTCCAGGTCAAGCCGCCACCGGAGTAGTCCGGCGTTTCTGGGCGCCCCGGAACGCGATCGCGGCACCAACGGTGATCGCGAGGACGTAGAGCCGGTAGGGATCGGTCGCCCCAAGACTGACCGAAGCGCTCCACGTGATCATGAGTCCGCCGGCGAAGAGAGCAGCCTGAAGCGACGTCGATTCGACGACGTCCAGGATGGTCAGGGTCCGCACCGACGTGCGCCGGTCCACGGCGCGATGGACCAGTTCGAGCATTGCCAGTAGCGCGACATCGCGGCAGGCGACCGCCACGGCGAAAAGCGCGAGGGTTGCCATCCCGGCGATGCCCGAGCCCTCGGGCGAGGGAAGTCCGACGAAGCAGAGGGCGACGACCACAAGGGCGGCCACCGAGACCCGAGCGCGGCCGAAGAGGTTGCCTGCTGTCGGTCGCCAGAGGGCGGCAACAGCGATCGTGACGCCGATCTCGACCGCGCCGATGACGCCAAGGTCGGCCGACGGCCAGAACACCTTGGCAGCGTAGACGGGAAACAAGGGCCACGCGGACGCCACCGCGAAGCCGGTAAAGACCAACAGGGGAACGACGTCCCGGGGCACACCGCCTCGGCCAGCGAGGGGTCTCAGGGTGCTTTCGCCGACGGTCACCGGGGCGTCGTTGCCGGGTCCAGGCATCGGCAACTTCCGCAGCATCAGCATGATGGCGCAGGCGGTGATCATGACACCGACGAGGATGGCGACACGGACGGCACTGTCCCCTGCGCCAAAGAGCAGCAGCACCGCCACCAGTACCGCGCTGCCGGCTGCGCGCCCCCGCGAGTTGACGTTCTGGCGCTGGGTGGACGTCAGCGTCAAGGACAGCAACGGCTGCCACGAAGTCGCGAACAGCACCGACACCGCCAGCTCCGCGACCACCGTCACGCTCAGCCCGACAACCACGATGGCCGTGGCGACGGTCCCAGACCGTGCAAGGAACACCATCACGGCGAGTAGCCCGGCTGCGGCAGCTACAACCCCGAAGAAGGCGATCAGGTTGCGCTGCGAGACAGAGATCGGCATGCGGGCGGCCCAGATCTGGATCGGCACGGAGACCACTCCGAGTCCCAGCGCAGTGCCGATCGCCGCTGGTGATGCGCCGAGATCCTCGACAGCGAGGATCTGGAACACCGCTCCACCGTCCACGCCCAAAGCTGACTTGAGGGTGGGCAGCGCCAGCATGGCCAGCAGGAAGCGCCCGAACCAGACAGAGGTCATCGACGGGGCCTGCCGACAAGCAACGTGGCGATGAACCCGGCCGCGCAGAGGGCGCAGGCAACCACCACAAGTGCGTCGGTACCACGGGCCAGTGCGGCGCCTCCCGCAACGGCGCCAAGCGCGATGCCGGCGTTCGCGGCCGACGCTCCCAGGGTCGCCGCAAGATCCGTGGCCGGCGCAGCCAGGCTCATCAGACGGAGCTGAAAAGCCGGAATGTAGGCGAACGCGGAGAGCCCGCATACGACCAGACAGACCGTAACCACGACCGGAGAGGACCCCACAACGGCCAGCGCGCCCAATGCCACGGTCGCGATACCCGCTCCGATGGTCATCGTCGCCACCGCGGACCTGTCGGCGAGACGACCCCCAAGGATTGTGCCCACCGCGCTGGCCAGGCCGAACGCCAGCAGAACGGCACTGACCCCGGCGCCGGTCGTGCCGGTGCGGTGCTCCAGGAACTCTGTGACATACGTGTAGAGGCTGAACACCCCGCCCATCACCAGCAGGATCAAGCCGAGGAACGCCACCACCCGTGGGGACATCGCGGCCCGCAGCGTCCCGGTCACCTCCGCGCCGACGGCTTCCCGCACCGAGGGTACGACCCCGGCGACCACGATCAGCGCGACCGCGGACACGGCAGCGACCACCCAGAACGCGGCGCGCCAACCGAGTGCCTCACCGAAGAGCCTGCCCAGCGGGGCACCGAGTACCGTCGCCACCGCGATGCCGCCGAAGACCAACGCCACGGCGCCACCTCGTCGATGCGGGGCCGCCAGCGCCGCGGCGTGCGAGGTCGCAAAGCCGACGTAGAGCCCATGGATGGAACCGGCTACCAACCGCAGCACGACAAGGAAGGCGAGGCTGGGCGCCACGGCGGTGGCCACGTTGGCCACCACGAAGGCAGACAAGGCAGCCAACAGGACGCTCCGTCGATCCATCCGGGCGGTCGCGACGGCCAGGAGCGGCCCCCCGACGCAGACACCGAGGGCATAGGCGGTGACGATGTATCCGGTGGCGGCCACGCTGCTGCGGAGGTCATCACCGACCAAGCCGAGAACGCCGATCGCGGCGAGCTCGCAGAAGCCGATCGCGCACGCGCCGAAGCCCAACGCGAGCACAGCGCGTCGATCCGTACCAGGGATGATCTGCGCCGGATCCGGTTTCACTGGTTGTCTCGCCATGCCAAGGAGTCTGGCCAGGAGCCGTCAGGGCCAACAATGCCCAGACCGGCATGGTTCAATGTGTGACAGGTATCGATCCTGGTCGGGGATCAGACATCGCGCCACCCGGGGGGTCACCGTGGACCTGCGCAAAGCCTCGTTCAGCGACGTCAACGCCCGCGAACTGCACGTCTTCCTGGTACTCGCCGAGGAACTGCACTTCGCGAGAGCCGCCGAACGCCTGTATCTCTCGCAGCCGCACGTCAGCCGCACCCTGGCCGCCCTCGAGCATCGCGTCGGCGGTCCACTCCTGGCACGGACCAGCCGCACCGTCAGTCTTACGCCGCTGGGAATGACGTTCCTGGCCGAACTGCGGCCCGCCTACACCAGCGTGGTCGACGCGATCACGCACGCTCGCGCGATCGCGGGTGGCCTCTCCGGCGAACTGGTCGTCGGCTGCACCGCGACCACCGCCCTCGCAGCGCTGACCCGCCTCGTCGAGCGGTTCACTCACGACCATCCGGAGTGCAACGTCACCCTGAGGGAACTGCCACTGGTCGAACCGTTCACGCCGTTGACCAACGGTGAGATCGACATCCTCGCCTGGTGGCACATCGTCGCGGACCCCCAGCTCACCTTGGGACCTGTCATCGACCGGCGACAAAGGTTCGTGGTGATGCGCTCCGGCCACCCCATCGCCGCGCGGGACTTCGTGTCCCTCGAAGACCTGGCCGAGTACGGCTTCCCGAACTTCGTCCGCAACCCCGGCCTGTCGGACGCCACCTACGACATGATCATCCCGGCCCGTACGCCCTCGGGCCGACCGATCCCCAAGGTCGGCGCCTTGTGCCACACGCTCAGCGAGGCCGCAGACCTGATCGCCCGCACCGATGTCGTCCACCTCACCACGGACGGCGCGGCCCAGGGCAACGTGATCCGCGGCGACCTCGTGTTCCGCCCGATCGAGGACCTCCCGCCCCTCCCCCTGGGCCTGATCTGGCGAACCGGCCGCGAAGACCCCCGAATCCTCGCCTTCGCCGCCACCGCCGGATGAACGGCACAACCATCGGCGCGGGCGTCCCGACGGTACCGAGAGATGCGCGAGCCAACCGAGATGCCGACCTGCCCGTCAGAGGAGAACCAGCCTCTGCCTGCCGTCGATGAGTTCGCGCACGGCGTCCAAGTGGCCGGCGTGGGTGGCGGTCTCGGTGATCACGTGCAGGACGACCTCGCGCAGGTTGTCGAGGCGCCAGTTACCGAAGAAGTCCGGCCACCAGCTCGGGGCCGCCTCCAGGTCGGCCCCGGCGAGGAAGGTGTCGGCGAGCTCCCCTTCCTTGCGGTAGAGAGCGAAGACCTCCTCAGCTGTCTTCTCCGGAGCGGGCTGCCACGCGTTCTCCCCGGACCCGAGGATCTCGTCGATCGCTGCTTGCTCCCCGGCAGCAACCGC encodes the following:
- a CDS encoding DinB family protein, which produces MADTELTTLLGVLNSKREHVLGILEGLDEEALRRPVLPSGWTCLGLVHHLALDDEKFWFRAVAAGEQAAIDEILGSGENAWQPAPEKTAEEVFALYRKEGELADTFLAGADLEAAPSWWPDFFGNWRLDNLREVVLHVITETATHAGHLDAVRELIDGRQRLVLL
- a CDS encoding LysR family transcriptional regulator codes for the protein MDLRKASFSDVNARELHVFLVLAEELHFARAAERLYLSQPHVSRTLAALEHRVGGPLLARTSRTVSLTPLGMTFLAELRPAYTSVVDAITHARAIAGGLSGELVVGCTATTALAALTRLVERFTHDHPECNVTLRELPLVEPFTPLTNGEIDILAWWHIVADPQLTLGPVIDRRQRFVVMRSGHPIAARDFVSLEDLAEYGFPNFVRNPGLSDATYDMIIPARTPSGRPIPKVGALCHTLSEAADLIARTDVVHLTTDGAAQGNVIRGDLVFRPIEDLPPLPLGLIWRTGREDPRILAFAATAG
- a CDS encoding MFS transporter is translated as MARQPVKPDPAQIIPGTDRRAVLALGFGACAIGFCELAAIGVLGLVGDDLRSSVAATGYIVTAYALGVCVGGPLLAVATARMDRRSVLLAALSAFVVANVATAVAPSLAFLVVLRLVAGSIHGLYVGFATSHAAALAAPHRRGGAVALVFGGIAVATVLGAPLGRLFGEALGWRAAFWVVAAVSAVALIVVAGVVPSVREAVGAEVTGTLRAAMSPRVVAFLGLILLVMGGVFSLYTYVTEFLEHRTGTTGAGVSAVLLAFGLASAVGTILGGRLADRSAVATMTIGAGIATVALGALAVVGSSPVVVTVCLVVCGLSAFAYIPAFQLRLMSLAAPATDLAATLGASAANAGIALGAVAGGAALARGTDALVVVACALCAAGFIATLLVGRPRR